The DNA segment atttataaaaaaatactcgaTTATTATTAACCAATTTTTACTGTTatggctattataaaccaactgtTATTCATATGTTAGGATTAAGAATTACCTGTGGTGGAACATCATTATTTCTCAACATCATATTGATAAAGTCCTCttgtatttttgtagttttatcCTCTTAGCCTttacattttcttctatttaatatcaaattcttGCATTTCTTTTGTTGTTTCATTTTGTTGATTATTCTCTTCATGCGCCTTTGCTGTGCTTgcagttttatattattgttataaaattttcttgctaTTGGAGATAAAGTCTTCTTCCGCGTTATTTCTCCCAAATTAGGtctttttgtttgtaaatttttatacaattgcaTTTTCAAAGATCCGATTTCTTGTACTATTTCTTGTAGCTGATTGTTATGCTGTGCTTGCATTTCGGACAATCTTATAGCCATATCTGTTTCCAACCGCTTGTGATCATCTTGGTTCTGTTGTTGTTGTGACACTAGTTCTTGTAGCTGATTGTTATGCTGTGCTTGCATTTGGGACAATTTTATATccatatttatttgcaattgcaTGAGATCAGCTTGTGATACTCTTTCTACGTCTTTTTGCATGTGCACGATAATCTCTTGCTGTCTAGGTATTACTTCTACGTCTTTTTGTAATTGCGCGACATTCTCTGATGCAATTGTAATTGTCTCTTGTAGTATGCTTTGTTCTTGATGCtgtataatattcttaaattgtGTTGTACATGCCTCTGTTGTCATGAAAGGAACAGCACTCCGATTTAGTCTTCGATATTTAGAAGTCCCAGTATAATCACTTTCTTTAAAGTGTTCATAACAAATTCTAAGCTTActaatttcattttctttgtagggtttcaaaattaaactttttaaccaTTTTTCACGCATGTGTACATTTGTTGGAAATATATGCGATGGCATATTTTTCTTTGATGTACAATTGAGTACACAACATGCTCTAACCATTCTGGTACACTTATTCTTTAATctataaacagaaaaaaacatCGAATatgaacattaaatttaatttatccaaAGTAAATGCAATTGATACTTACAGACGCAAACCTAACCTAATAACGAGAAATACGtgatcttcttcttctttctttttattggtATCCGTCCCCAATAATTCAACAGGATTTGACCAATACAGAAATAATAACTGGAATAATAAAACACCGAAATCCGATTGTGATGCACACAACAAACACAAAAATGTAAACGGACAAAAGCGTTCGAACTCCTAGTCAGCTGTATGtagcatggtggaagtattacatggtgtgtgccatgatgtaagaagaaaggtgaaacaagtaaccagatgcgcagtagaccatactctagaccaatcagaactgggtccaaattttgagattcaacatggctacggctccggtactgggacgtatgtatacttgtatttatacgtgaattt comes from the Solenopsis invicta isolate M01_SB chromosome 14, UNIL_Sinv_3.0, whole genome shotgun sequence genome and includes:
- the LOC105206550 gene encoding putative mediator of RNA polymerase II transcription subunit 26 produces the protein MVRACCVLNCTSKKNMPSHIFPTNVHMREKWLKSLILKPYKENEISKLRICYEHFKESDYTGTSKYRRLNRSAVPFMTTEACTTQFKNIIQHQEQSILQETITIASENVAQLQKDVEVIPRQQEIIVHMQKDVERVSQADLMQLQINMDIKLSQMQAQHNNQLQELVSQQQQNQDDHKRLETDMAIRLSEMQAQHNNQLQEIVQEIGSLKMQLYKNLQTKRPNLGEITRKKTLSPIARKFYNNNIKLQAQQRRMKRIINKMKQQKKCKNLILNRRKCKG